In Microbulbifer pacificus, the genomic stretch CGCTGTCGCCGGAGGCCCACGAATCCCTTGCCCAGGCCATGAACCGCCTCGGCGGTCGCTCCAACAGCGGTGAGGGCGGTGAGGACCCGGCGCGCTACGGCACCGACAAGGTGTCCAAGATCAAGCAGATTGCCTCCGGCCGTTTCGGCGTCACCCCGCACTATCTGGTGAACGCGGAAGTACTGCAGATCAAGGTGGCCCAGGGCGCCAAGCCCGGTGAGGGTGGCCAGCTCCCCGGCGGCAAAGTGAACGAACTGATCGCGCGTCTGCGTTATTCCGTGCCCGGTGTGACCCTGATTTCCCCGCCGCCGCACCACGACATCTATTCGATCGAGGATCTGGCGCAGCTGATCTACGACCTCAAGCAGGTCAATCCGGATGCGCTGGTATCGGTGAAACTGGTATCGCGCCCCGGCGTCGGCACCATTGCCGCCGGTGTGGCCAAGGCCTACGCGGACCTGATCACCATTTCCGGTTACGACGGCGGCACCGCGGCGAGCCCGATTACCTCCATTCGCTACGCCGGCTCTCCCTGGGAGCTGGGTCTGGCGGAAACCCACCAGACCCTGTGCGCCAACGACCTGCGTGGCAAGGTACGGGTACAGACCGACGGCGGTCTGAAGAGCGGTCTCGACGTGGTCAAGGCGGCGATTCTCGGCGCCGAGAGTTTCGGTTTCGGCACCGCGCCGATGGTGGCGCTGGGGTGTAAATACCTGCGCATCTGCCACCTGAACAACTGCGCCACCGGGGTGGCCACCCAGAACAAGGATCTGCGCGACGAGCACTACATCGGCACCGTGGAAATGGCGATGAACTTCTTCAGGTTCGTGGCCGAGGAAACCCGCGAGTGGATGGCGAGCCTCGGGGTGCGTTCCATCGAGGAGCTGGTGGGCCGTGTGGATCTGCTGGAGACCCTCGAGGGTCAGACTGCCAAGCAGAAGACCCTGGACCTGTCGCCGCTGCTGCACACCGATGCGCTGCTCGACAGCAAGCCGCAGACCTGCCAGCAGCCGAAGAACGAGCCCTGGGACAAGGGGCTGCTCGCCGAGCGCATGGTGGCGGAAACACTGTCCGCTATCGAAAACCTGTCCGGCGGTGAGTTCAGTTTCAAACTGACCAACTGCGACCGCTCCATCGGTGCGCGCCTTTCTGGTGAAATCGCCAAGCGCCACGGCAACCAGGGCATGGTGGATGCACCGATCAAGCTGAACCTTACCGGTGTTGCCGGACAGTCCTTTGGTGTGTGGAACGCCGGTGGCCTGGAGATGTATCTGGAAGGTGACGCCAACGATTACGTGGGCAAGGGCATGGCCGGCGGCAAGCTGGTGATCCGTCCGCCCAGGGGCAGCAACTTCAAGTCCGAGGACACCAGTATCATCGGCAACACCTGCCTGTACGGCGCCACCGGCGGCAAACTGTTTGCCTCCGGCTGTGCCGGCGAGCGCTTTGGGGTGCGCAACTCCGGCGCCTTTGCGGTAGTGGAAGGCGCGGGTGATCACTGCTGTGAATACATGACCGGCGGCATGATCGCGGTGCTCGGCAAGACCGGGGTCAACTTCGGTGCCGGGATGACCGGTGGCTTTGCCTACGTGCTGGATATGGATCGTGACTTCTTCGACAAGTGCAACCACGAGCTGATCGAGCTGCGCCGTATCAGCAGCGAGGCACTGGAGGAATACCAGAGCCACCTGCGCGAAGTGATCGAGGAGTTCGTCGCCGAGACCGGCAGCGCCTGGGGCCAGGAATTGCTGGACAACCTCGACGACTACCTCAACAAGTTCTGGCTGGTGAAGCCGAAGGCCGCCAGTCTCGCCGGACTGCTGTCCGATGTACGCAAGCGCGGCGAATAAGGGGGAGATTTACCTATGTCACAGCGTCTGAACAACGATTTCCAGTTTATCGACGTTGGCCGGGTCGACCCCGCCAAGAAAGACATCATTACCCGCACCAACCAGTTCGTGGAGATCTACCAGCCGTTCACCGAGCGGCAGGTGGCCAGCCAGGCGCACCGCTGCCTGGACTGCGGCAACCCCTACTGCGAGTGGAAGTGCCCGGTACACAATTACATCCCGAACTGGCTGCGCCTGATCAGTGAGGGCAACATCATGGAGGCGGCGGAGCTCTGTCACCAGACCAACTCCCTGCCGGAAGTATGTGGCCGCGTGTGCCCGCAGGATCGCCTGTGTGAAGGCGCCTGTACCCTGAACGACGGTTTCGGTGCGGTGACCATCGGCAACGCCGAAAAATACATTACCGACACCGCGTTTGCGCTGGGCTGGCGCCCGGACATGAGCGCGGTGACCAAGACCGACAAGCGCGTGGCCATCGTCGGTGCCGGCCCAGCGGGTCTCGCCTGTGCCGACGTGCTGGTGCGCAACGGTGTGCAGCCGGTGGTGTTCGACAAGCATCCGGAAATTGGCGGCCTGCTGACCTTCGGTATCCCCGAGTTCAAGCTGGAAAAATCCGTGATGCAGCAGCGCCGCGCCATCTTTACCGAGATGGGGGTGGAGTTCTGCCTGGAAACCGAGATTGGCAAGGACATCACCTTCGACCAGCTGATGGCCGACTACGACGCAGTGTTCCTCGGCATGGGGACCTACAACTACATGAAGGGCGGTTTCCCCGGTGAGGACCTGCCGGGGGTGTACGATGCGCTGCCGTTCCTGATTTCCAACGTCAACCGCAACATGGGCTGGGAGAAGAACGCTGAGGACTTCATCTCCGTGGACGGCAAGCGTGTGGTGGTGCTCGGCGGCGGCGATACCGCGATGGACTGTAACCGCACCTCCATCCGCCAGGGCGCCAAGCGCGTGACCTGTGCCTACCGCCGCGACGAAGAGAATATGCCCGGTTCCCGCCGCGAGGTGGCGAACGCCAAGGAAGAGGGCGTGCGCTTCCTGTTTAATCGCCAGCCGGTGGAAATCGTCGGCGATGGCAAGGTGGAAGGTGTGAAAGTGGTCACCACCCAGCTGGGTGAGCCTGATGAGAAAGGCCGCCGCCGCCCGGAGGTGGTGCCCGATTCCGAGCAGGTCATCCCCGCGGATGTGGTGCTAGTGGCCTTCGGCTTCCGCCCGAGCCCGGCGAACTGGTTCGGTGACCACAATATCGCCGTGGCCGAGTGGGGTGGTGTGGTGGCGCCGGAACAACAGAAGTTCAAGTTCCAGACCAGCAATGAGAAGGTCTTTGCCGGCGGCGAC encodes the following:
- a CDS encoding FAD-dependent oxidoreductase — its product is MSQRLNNDFQFIDVGRVDPAKKDIITRTNQFVEIYQPFTERQVASQAHRCLDCGNPYCEWKCPVHNYIPNWLRLISEGNIMEAAELCHQTNSLPEVCGRVCPQDRLCEGACTLNDGFGAVTIGNAEKYITDTAFALGWRPDMSAVTKTDKRVAIVGAGPAGLACADVLVRNGVQPVVFDKHPEIGGLLTFGIPEFKLEKSVMQQRRAIFTEMGVEFCLETEIGKDITFDQLMADYDAVFLGMGTYNYMKGGFPGEDLPGVYDALPFLISNVNRNMGWEKNAEDFISVDGKRVVVLGGGDTAMDCNRTSIRQGAKRVTCAYRRDEENMPGSRREVANAKEEGVRFLFNRQPVEIVGDGKVEGVKVVTTQLGEPDEKGRRRPEVVPDSEQVIPADVVLVAFGFRPSPANWFGDHNIAVAEWGGVVAPEQQKFKFQTSNEKVFAGGDMVRGSDLVVTAIWEGRQAAEGILDYLNV